Proteins from a genomic interval of Providencia stuartii:
- a CDS encoding glutathione S-transferase family protein: protein MYKLWIANKNYSSWSLRPWVLLKTLGIPFEENLCYFDIGSGHNSYDKFKAFSPSGLVPCLIDGKQTVWDSLAICEYVYEAYPQVWPKDKHARAWARSASAEMHSGFTTLRKECAMNLSHHAPLEKISRELQTDLKRLQQLWQEGLTTFGGPWLAGDQFTAVDAFYAPVAFRIRSYQLPISNAAQQWVDRMVALSAMQEWLQAGLAEPFVEHL, encoded by the coding sequence ATGTATAAACTTTGGATTGCTAATAAAAATTATTCTTCGTGGTCACTCCGACCCTGGGTATTACTCAAAACTTTAGGTATCCCTTTCGAAGAAAACCTTTGCTATTTTGACATTGGAAGCGGTCACAATAGCTATGACAAATTTAAAGCATTCTCTCCCTCAGGCCTCGTCCCCTGCCTTATTGATGGAAAACAAACAGTTTGGGATTCCCTAGCGATTTGCGAATATGTGTATGAAGCGTATCCACAAGTATGGCCTAAAGATAAACACGCGCGGGCATGGGCGCGCAGTGCGAGTGCGGAAATGCATTCTGGATTTACCACCCTTCGTAAAGAATGCGCAATGAATCTCTCTCATCATGCCCCATTAGAAAAAATTTCCCGAGAACTACAAACAGATCTAAAGCGTCTCCAACAATTATGGCAAGAAGGCCTCACAACCTTTGGTGGGCCGTGGCTAGCCGGAGATCAATTTACTGCCGTAGATGCCTTTTATGCCCCCGTTGCGTTTAGAATTCGCAGTTATCAATTACCGATCAGCAATGCTGCTCAGCAATGGGTTGACCGTATGGTCGCATTATCGGCGATGCAAGAGTGGCTTCAAGCGGGATTAGCTGAACCTTTTGTAGAACATCTATGA
- a CDS encoding YceI family protein, translating into MLKKTVLGLATGALFLTAGSALAETYKFDKQGQHAFIEFRIQHLGYSWVYGSFKDFDGSFTYDAKDPSKDKVEVTIKTGSIDTNHAERDKHLRSGDFLNASKYPEAKFVSTEVKKEGDVYKITGDFTLNGVTKPITLDAKLMGEGKDPWGGYRAGFEAQGNIKLKDFNIKSDLGPKSQEAELLISVEGVQDK; encoded by the coding sequence ATGTTGAAGAAAACGGTTCTTGGTCTGGCAACAGGTGCATTATTTTTAACAGCGGGTTCTGCATTAGCGGAAACCTATAAATTTGATAAGCAAGGTCAGCACGCATTTATCGAATTCCGTATCCAACATTTAGGCTATAGCTGGGTATATGGTAGCTTTAAGGATTTTGATGGTAGTTTTACTTATGATGCGAAAGACCCATCAAAAGATAAAGTCGAAGTAACAATTAAAACAGGCAGTATCGATACCAACCATGCAGAACGTGATAAACACTTACGTAGTGGTGATTTCTTGAATGCCTCTAAATACCCAGAAGCAAAATTTGTTTCTACTGAAGTGAAGAAAGAAGGTGATGTTTACAAGATCACAGGCGACTTCACATTAAATGGTGTTACGAAGCCCATTACATTAGATGCAAAATTGATGGGTGAAGGTAAAGACCCATGGGGTGGATATCGTGCAGGTTTTGAAGCACAAGGTAATATTAAGCTGAAAGACTTTAACATTAAATCTGATTTAGGACCTAAGTCCCAAGAAGCTGAACTACTGATTTCAGTAGAGGGCGTACAAGACAAGTAA
- a CDS encoding cytochrome b, which produces MQWKNSTTRYGHLSLLIHWLVAIVVYGMFALGLWMVTLGYYDSWYHQAPEIHKSIGILLFIVMAFRVVWRFISPPPKPLESYSRLTKISSATAQILIYIILFSILISGYLISTADGQPISVFGWFDVPALFTGAATQADTAGEIHLYLAWAVVLLSVLHAFAAFKHHFFDRDITLKRMLGFNPDK; this is translated from the coding sequence ATGCAATGGAAAAATAGTACCACTCGCTATGGGCATTTATCGCTGCTCATACATTGGTTAGTTGCAATTGTTGTATATGGAATGTTTGCATTGGGTTTATGGATGGTGACTCTCGGTTATTATGATAGCTGGTATCATCAAGCACCTGAAATTCATAAAAGTATAGGTATTTTATTATTTATTGTTATGGCATTTCGTGTGGTTTGGCGTTTTATTTCTCCCCCACCTAAACCTCTTGAGAGTTATAGCCGTTTAACCAAAATAAGTTCTGCAACTGCTCAAATTTTGATTTATATCATCTTGTTTAGCATTTTGATAAGTGGATATTTAATTTCTACTGCGGATGGTCAACCAATAAGTGTGTTTGGTTGGTTTGATGTGCCGGCTTTATTTACTGGGGCGGCAACACAAGCCGATACCGCGGGTGAAATTCATCTATATTTAGCTTGGGCAGTTGTTTTGTTATCAGTTTTACATGCTTTTGCGGCATTTAAGCATCACTTTTTTGACCGTGATATTACTTTAAAAAGAATGTTGGGTTTTAATCCCGATAAATAA
- a CDS encoding malonate decarboxylase holo-ACP synthase, giving the protein MQVNPHDFVWISSLDDLPKESLPEWVISQWNKQLPLVVRREATAQEKLSVGIRGIKPGQRFITQIDKSAITHIMNVESLVANSRELQRSMFIALPPVQVLLLLSQHNWPWAWAVTGSCAYTLVTDIQSMLADCDLDVLIRCPTRHKKEDFAEFAIKANTPLCRIDIHIETPKGGFSLAEWFKNEQVTLHTPRGAVITADPWDDNL; this is encoded by the coding sequence ATGCAAGTGAATCCCCATGATTTTGTCTGGATCAGTAGCCTTGATGATTTGCCGAAGGAATCACTGCCTGAATGGGTTATTTCTCAATGGAATAAGCAACTACCATTGGTTGTGCGTAGAGAGGCAACGGCTCAAGAAAAACTTTCAGTGGGAATTCGAGGAATAAAGCCGGGTCAGCGCTTTATCACGCAAATTGATAAGTCAGCTATTACTCACATTATGAATGTAGAATCATTAGTTGCGAATTCCCGTGAATTGCAACGTTCTATGTTTATCGCATTACCGCCTGTACAAGTACTGTTATTACTTTCACAGCATAATTGGCCGTGGGCGTGGGCTGTGACCGGAAGCTGTGCTTATACATTAGTGACTGACATTCAAAGCATGCTTGCCGATTGTGATCTTGACGTATTAATCCGTTGTCCTACACGCCATAAAAAAGAAGATTTTGCTGAGTTCGCGATTAAAGCGAATACACCTTTATGTCGGATTGATATTCATATTGAAACGCCAAAAGGTGGCTTCTCATTAGCGGAATGGTTTAAAAATGAACAGGTGACACTCCATACACCGCGAGGAGCAGTCATAACGGCGGACCCATGGGATGATAATTTGTAA